A single window of Salvia splendens isolate huo1 chromosome 8, SspV2, whole genome shotgun sequence DNA harbors:
- the LOC121745712 gene encoding B3 domain-containing protein At2g24670-like, producing MSTTEVSKATNSTYSPPPRSAQSKLAPPRSIRQNSPHQEHDRPLPPQLPEEFRRAIEEMARGKELTAPATLVIQKELFRTDVSKNHNRLSIPASQISDGFLTEEERRRLRARRKGRVDVRVVDLRR from the coding sequence AAGGCCACAAATTCGACGTACTCGCCGCCGCCGCGCAGCGCGCAATCCAAATTAGCGCCGCCGAGGAGTATAAGGCAAAATTCGCCGCATCAGGAACATGATCGGCCGCTGCCGCCGCAGCTGCCGGAGGAATTCAGGAGGGCGATCGAGGAGATGGCGCGCGGGAAGGAGCTGACGGCGCCGGCGACGTTGGTGATTCAGAAGGAGCTGTTCCGCACCGACGTGAGCAAAAACCACAACCGCCTCTCGATCCCGGCGAGCCAGATCAGCGACGGCTTCCTGACGGAGGAGGAGCGGCGCCGCCTCAGGGCGAGGAGGAAGGGCCGCGTGGACGTGAGGGTCGTGGATCTGCGTCGGTGA